The DNA segment ATATTTATATGGGGAGTACAGTGGTCGGTTGTAGACTGACTTGGTGAAAAATTCAGTGGTGTTCCAACAATCTGGTAGGTTTTATTATTCACTATCactcatttataaattacattcacatcCACCTATAGATAACTATCATATATAATCCCTTGGCAATAAGGTAAGTCAAAAATATATGGTTGAGACATTACAAATGATCACAATTAGTAGTGACTGAGAAATGTAGAGGAAATCGATCCATATTTCTGGTATTCGTTGATTATTTTCATTGCTCACACTCAGACAGAAAACTAGGTCGACCgctacagaatttgaactcagaacatacaggaGATAGCTAAATACCGTGACTTATCTTGCTAAGTGTTCTATAGTTTGTTCCACTTGAAAGATACATgctaatttctaacataggcagaaGCCCTAAAGTCAGAGGTTATATAGTTGCTCCTAGTACTTAACTTGTTTTTTCAGTGGTGTTTCAACAATCTAATTAATAGGTTTTGTTATTAACTATCACTCACCTATAAATCACCGTCACCTATAgaccaatattatatataatctaaaccCCTTCAAGATTTGGTCTCAAAAGTTAAAGGGGCATCACTAAATTCAGAAGCCATTTTGTTTAGTGTTTTACTGAATCTGGTATCTATCACCATTACAAGGAAAGCTGTTGAAAGGCTTCTTTGgccattttcttttctaatgGAAATAATAGTCACTGTTTACCTTGTTCTGTAGCATCCGAAAGTTGTGAAACGATTGTCCGTATCATCGCAAAAGACAGCAATCCGGGAGCACCAACTAATCCGGCTgaaatttgagaaaaataattgaatgttttgtttattattctttctaaTGGTGcgatatatgtattttcatacatacatgtatttgtatgtgcgtgtgtgtgagtgtttgtacatgtgtgtgtgtgagtttgtgtgtgcgcgcgcgtacatatgcatatgtgcgtgtgtatgtatgttttctacTCTTTTTGTATAAAGCTAAGTCTTTTGGCTACTGGAAATAAAGTTGGACAATCGTGGTGCTGATGACGACTATTGAGCCAGAAGCACATGTCCACAACAATGttcttatctccagacaataagctTGTCCAATTGATAATGAAATTTCAGTTTTGAAGAACCCTTTATTCCTGAAATTATTTCGCCTTGAGCTGTCCAGAATTGCCATTTAGTAATTATGATTCTCCTTTGAgacagagataattttaataaatcaagaatctatgttctttatttattgaaagcatgaagttaaaaatgtatataatcttATAACatatgtaacatgtatgtatatgatatatgaataatacaaaaccacattaGAATATAAATCCTAGACAATAGTCATGATTATTCCGTAATATAAGATTTTACAAAAGAAgaacaaagcaaagaaaaaaaactggagaaaaaaggaaagagtggagagagaaaaaaagaggataAAAAGCATCAATGCAGCACCAAGTGCTTCAATTGGTTACACACCACAAGGTTCATCGGAATCTAGTGAAGTAAGCCAACACACTCGCAGCATTATTACAGGCGATAGCATGGCTAAGGCGTTGGAAAAGCCAAACGCTTTCATGAGTATCACTTGACACCTCGGTGAGGCATGCTGCCAATGATGACAAGAACTTCGTGGTTAGTGGCTCAGTCCCTTCAAATGTCTCAAATACCACAGGCTGGAAGAGATAGTTCACTGTCAGGTTATTTAACATActtgtaattttgtgtgtgtgtgtgtgtgcgcgcgcgtgtaataataataataataatatcttttcatgaatatatatcatcGGTGAGGATAACTTTGCTAAAAACAAATAATCAAAAGCAAGCGCTACAATccgaaataaagaaaggaaaaagatattATCTCTAAGATGAACTGACGTTAAATTAAAATTGGAAATAGTTATCTAGAGAAGAGAATAATAGTCTGCTCTTTAAGAGACACTGTGTCAGTTTCGGACATTGTTTCGGTATAATTCAACTTCTTCAATTAATAGGATaatagttatgcatatatatatatatatatatatatatatatatatataagcttgcgGCGGAAAACAACACAAAGACTGATAGTAATTATTCAAGGAAACATcctaatggaaaataaataatgattacaTTTTCTACAAAGTACAATAGTCCTCTATTTTACGAGAAGTAACTGAGATAATAGTCACGCTTATTACTTTCTCAAGTTCATAATTGAAATCGGGCTACGGTTTCAATTTTCGAGGCTCTTCGTTCTTGCTCTACGTTGTCTTTCTGCCACCGTTGAGAAGAACATTAATGGTATTGCAATGAATAGTTACCTGCATAAAGCATCCACTCTGAAGAAGCTAAAGCTACAAATATGTTCTGAGCAATCGATGTGAAAACTGCGGTGACACCAATTATATCGTCCGGAAGAAAGAGCTGGAAGATCTTTAAAGCAATTGTACTGACAACCGGTTGAACAATAGACATAATTCCGACATAATGTCCACGCTTAATAGAATCAAAGCAAAACGGTGAATTGAATTGGTATAATCTTTCAATAGTCCATATTCCATATAAACTTTGACTTAATGTTATGAAACAGATAATGCACAAAATAAATTTCAACCGTGAATATTTGTTTTGGTACTTGTCAGTTTTaagataaaatttcaaaacaCGTCTCATACTTTTGCCAAGTTTCAGATCTGACCATTTCCCCCGTGTTTTCACTGTTTCCTTCGCGAAAACTAGCAATAATATCACGAgaactattttaaatataagagagCTCACTGTCGGCCAGAAAAATCCAAAAGCATGAATAAAATAACCTGTAGCAAAGTTAACAATACCATAGAATAATGTAGACAGGTTTCCCACAACGACGAGAAAGGTTCCCGGGAGACGTCCCTTTGCAGTTAAATCTACTGTATATACGTACGCTAGAAGAATATTAGCGAAATAACCTCCAGAAATCCCTTCTAGAAAATATCCTATAAGAAgatagcaaaagagatcgatagaataagtactgggcttacaaagaataagtcccggggtcgatttgctcgactataaggcggtgctccagcatggccgcagtcaaatgactgaaacaagtaaaagagtaaaaaaagagtatattataAGCAATGACCGGTTTTCAGCCAAGAATATCGGTCCAACTTCCCAAAAGAAGTACCATAAAGGCTTGAGGAATGCCAAACGTCAAACTGAAATACAGTTCCCATGTTGCTGCTTCAGACTGGATTTTCTGCTGTAATAAATAAACTGGCGATGCCTTGTTCACTGAGCATAAGGAGTTGCCTCCGTGACTGAAAGTTGAATTAATGGCTAACGTAGTATTTTCAATGTGCTCTTCAGCTAATTTGGCATAAAGATATTGATCCATTATGGGTAAGCTAAGTGCATATGATATATCTTCTAAAAAgtgaataaagaaaaatgaataatgtCTCCATGTTACTTTATCGACCAGAGAATCTTGGTTTTCTATCGTTGTGTTATTGTCGTGTTTTTGTTCCACAGGTGTGAGGCTAAACGAATCCTTGAGTTTACCCATAATGGTTTAAGTCAAAGTAACTGAAAGCGAAACTCTAAGTTTAGTTGTTCTGAGATCAGCACCGGTCTATTGCTGAATATTGTTGAATGAATTAATACCGATTAGAAACACGAGTGGTTCCTCACATGTAAAGATAAAGCTAACATCTGCAAAGAAATCATCATCTCACAGACATACGGACAATACGAAATCTTTGCGTTGCTTATTCTTAGAGATAGGATTAAGATGAATTTGCAAATACTTTGGTCAAGATGCTTGGTTACTGATCTAACGATGATTACTTTGCTTGTGTGTTTTCTTAATGATGTGACCCAATTATctgataagaaaatataaattatcagATAAGAATTATCAGTATGAACAAGGAATTCCTACATTCACTAGTTTTCAGCAAAAATCAGAGAAATTGCGCAGTATTATAGTAATAGTACAGGATTTGTCCCAATATAACTTCAACCAATTGAATAAGTccaaagacacacatgtatacacgcacccatataagcatacacacacatacatacatacatacatacatacatacatacatacatacatacatacatacatacatacatacatacatataagcatagagacacacacacatacatatatgcatagacacacatacatacacaaacatgtaggagcattccgtcagttacgacgagggggtcccagctgatacagtcaacggaacagcctactcgtgaaattaacgtgaaagtgactgagcaatctaCAGACGCGCGtgcccttaaagtagttctcagggggattcagcgtgacacagagtgtgacaaggccgaccctttgaaatacaggtacaactcatttttcccagctgaatggaccggagcaacgtcaaataaagtgtcttgctcaaggacaacaacgcgtcgccggaaatcgaactcacgaccttacaatcgtgagccgaatgccctaacgactaggccacgcgccttcacaaacatataagcatacacacaaacacacacacacacatgtatatatatatattcataaatggataaaaaaaagtgCCGTGAACTAACCGTGAGGAGTGGAAATCTAATGTATCGGACGGTGTACTTCTTCAAGGGAAGAGgtgaaaggaaagaaattaataaGGGCCTGCAAAGTTTTACCATTCCCTAAGCTTCTCTTTAACTTAGAGGATGTAAGACTATGCtgtctctcattaatttctctcCTTAAACTTTGTTCGATTGTTCGATcattgtatctatatacatatacgtacataaacacgcacacacacacacacacacacacacacacacaacacacacacacacacacacacacacacgtacacccattAGCTTCCTCTTCCACTTCGACACGTCAAACAGAACAAACAGAGGAGTGTTTACAGTTGACAAGACAACACGTGCTCACGGAAATTAACGAGGATAGTTGGCAACTCTGATACTGAAAACGCAAGATGGCCAAGATATTCTATGAGTCAAGTAAGggcaataattgaaataaatacattaagaaaATCACGTTTAAGGCTGCCCACATTAAAATCGAGTTGTATGCAAGATGAAATAGTGACAATACTAATTAAAAGTCTGTTgctttttttaaaaggaagtaaaaaaaaatctgaaaatcggctataataatgtagcctttcagtctcattgctttgaaggtatgatgttgtagagggaaaaaaattgaagaaaaagttacagaggtttaaaaatcggaGTGGGGGAGGTATTTTTAGTcaatagcgagacagaaattttctgcgtttagcggagcgATGTCAACTTCAAGGccgtaccctgtgaaatttatagtttagcgtctgacTTGTTCATTgctggtttctaaataaacagaaatatctaataaaatcaacatgtaccATCTTTGATTGTatgtttctatcatttttttaaaatttgttatattaatacatttgtctgcatgtgtttactttatgcgtacttcagtattatgtatacctaacatatatctatgtacaaatACCTGTATTACATacgtttttgcatgcagaattcaaaaataatgtcaaattatctgtatcacccacagtttctctgttccacgatatccctctcagtttctctgttccacaatatccctctcagttcctgttacatcggctaaatttcagttaagctgttgaaatgtgaagctaacgggTTAAGAAATACTCTTTAAAttttttatgaatagaattacctagtgaaatcataaatccaactatctgagtcaatgagtcccaaaaatatatgaaatgaaaaatatgt comes from the Octopus sinensis linkage group LG11, ASM634580v1, whole genome shotgun sequence genome and includes:
- the LOC118765450 gene encoding proton-coupled folate transporter-like, with the protein product MGKLKDSFSLTPVEQKHDNNTTIENQDSLVDKVTWRHYSFFFIHFLEDISYALSLPIMDQYLYAKLAEEHIENTTLAINSTFSHGGNSLCSVNKASPVYLLQQKIQSEAATWELYFSLTFGIPQAFMVLLLGSWTDILG